In the Flagellimonas sp. HMM57 genome, one interval contains:
- a CDS encoding Crp/Fnr family transcriptional regulator — protein MRPNKKIHQNFFALLYLNSIVPLSKELKVFLAEHVRSVQYQKGDIVYQKGELCTKLHLIKKGLVRGYFISGKKDITTWISTDNEIFTSITGFFIAKPAKESIQCLEDTDCLYLEYKDLEYGLQTFPEISELYRRLLIDYYIHAENRAYMARIPSALERWNYFVETNKPELLNRIPNKYLASLLVMRPETLSRIIKEHTGLIVKGERE, from the coding sequence ATGAGGCCGAACAAGAAGATTCATCAAAACTTTTTTGCATTACTTTATCTCAATTCCATAGTTCCTTTAAGCAAAGAGCTAAAGGTCTTTTTGGCAGAACATGTAAGAAGTGTCCAATATCAAAAAGGTGATATTGTTTACCAAAAAGGAGAGCTATGTACCAAATTACATTTAATTAAAAAAGGATTGGTTCGAGGGTATTTTATAAGTGGCAAAAAAGATATTACGACTTGGATAAGTACGGATAATGAGATTTTTACATCCATAACAGGTTTTTTTATAGCTAAGCCCGCCAAGGAGAGCATTCAATGCCTTGAGGATACCGATTGCTTATATTTAGAATATAAAGATTTGGAATATGGGTTACAGACATTTCCTGAGATCAGTGAACTATACCGTAGGTTATTGATAGATTATTACATTCATGCTGAGAATAGAGCGTATATGGCCAGAATACCGAGTGCTCTTGAACGGTGGAATTATTTTGTGGAAACCAATAAACCAGAATTATTGAACAGAATTCCAAATAAATACCTTGCTTCATTACTTGTTATGCGACCAGAGACGCTTTCAAGAATTATTAAAGAGCATACTGGACTGATAGTAAAAGGAGAAAGGGAATAG
- a CDS encoding galactokinase family protein has protein sequence MEKTSYVSICSPGRINLIGEHIDYNNGFVLPAAIDKSIRMDFKINGDKSRCTIKSKGFDNILVADLYNLNLGTKGWHNYALDVLHEIQLLGKSLKRFDSEMESNVPAGSGVSCSAALECGLAFGLNELFDLRLSEWEFSKDEPDILGSRMIGGGFGGCTLNLIHKDAIDAFIERASKAYKNKFGIELSYFETIPSQGTHVTSQYI, from the coding sequence ATGGAGAAAACCTCCTATGTTTCAATTTGCTCACCAGGAAGAATAAACTTGATAGGAGAACATATTGATTATAATAATGGTTTTGTATTGCCAGCTGCAATTGATAAATCAATACGAATGGATTTCAAAATCAATGGTGATAAAAGCAGGTGTACAATAAAAAGTAAAGGATTCGATAATATTTTGGTGGCTGATTTGTACAACTTAAACTTAGGAACGAAGGGATGGCATAATTATGCACTTGACGTTTTACACGAAATACAATTGTTGGGGAAAAGCTTGAAGAGGTTTGATAGTGAAATGGAATCCAATGTACCTGCAGGTTCTGGGGTAAGTTGTTCGGCTGCTTTGGAGTGTGGACTTGCATTTGGTCTTAATGAATTATTTGACTTGAGACTTAGTGAATGGGAATTTTCAAAAGATGAGCCTGATATTTTAGGAAGTCGTATGATAGGTGGTGGCTTTGGCGGATGCACCTTGAATTTAATTCATAAAGACGCAATTGATGCATTCATTGAAAGAGCCTCAAAAGCATATAAAAATAAATTTGGCATTGAACTCTCCTATTTTGAGACCATTCCCAGCCAAGGAACCCATGTAACCAGTCAATACATATGA